TGGGGTAACTAAGTGATAACGGATTGGTAAGATTTGAACACTGTATTCTCTAAATTTGTTTTCTTCCTTTGCAATCTAaattggtcataaggaccgataacTTGGCAAAATTGTAATAACTAAAACtttaataattttgtaattttatagtacttttaaatttttttctgAGAATAATTTGTCCGGCTTATATATTTGCACTTTGAATATAATCCCAAATAATCATTGACAGTGTGACTTCATACTTTATGGCAGTGTGACGTCATACTATATAGCTATATGGCAGTGTGACGTCATACTATATGGGTATGTGTTGCTGACTGACAGATATTGCAAGCCGTAGGcatgtctggctcaacaaaagaTTTACTAAACATTGcaacatttcatcgtctggaGTCAACAAGTAATACTTTGGTCCATTTTAACTAGGAGGCGTTAGCCGCCACAGTTTAATATCGACACAGAATATCCCGAATCGCACCGTAGTATAGTAAAGTAAGCTAGATTGGTAGGTGGCTAATTTGTACTTCTCTGCGATCAGTAATCGTTATGATCTTCAATTAAACTGTTAATAACGAGCCTCCTTAAGTGTTAATAAcacatattattatatacatagaccttcatattcccagggtgtgacgtcaaagtacgGTAATATGAAGTCcataatatcatattataattactatactttgacgtcacagcatagtaatatggtcggatctactttgaattatttgtaaacaccGTCAACCTGTATACTACAGTTAgtaagttgttgttgtttgaaaatatggtttccttTCTCATTGCCGAAcatcgaccatcatcatcagtgtaaacagtgaacaaatacacctcttttgGACACATCTATCGCCTTTCATAAAATTGTTCCCTGCCTGAAAGTCGCTGGTGTAATGACCTCAATATATAagttagtactagtagtagctATCGTAGCTGCCGCACTtgttagaaaaaaagaaagaaaagaagcaccatcgtcgtaaaccacctcctcttttacggcaccgttttcgttatttcgcagtttcgcggaagaaataacagctctggtttgagAGAATGCCTTAATATGTAGCTTACGGATCTACTAAAGTAAATATAGTTTGTGTTGTATTCTTTTTGTTCAGTATTATGCTGAGTTGGCATTTTTACTCGGGGAAAAATCATGAGCAATACAAAAATATTAGCCCTATGATGTCACTAATATCCTGCGCATCGTGTAAGATCTATAATACTTGTAGAAGGCCAATCGTACACATCGTCTCACCTTGAAGTCCCGAATCGTCCACATCAAACTGATAGGTGGAGAACGGAAACGATATTACGCAGAGTCGTCGTCAACGTCCTTGTAATGACAATCGTCCTTCTATGGTATAAATCTGAAAATCTGCATGAGCCATCATCAACAATGTTGATTCGTGGCCGCTTTAAAATGTACTCTATATAGCAGGAGTGGCCATGTCCTTGTTATAACTTATCATATACATAACTATGAGAAGCCATTTCTAGAaagggcgggggggggggtatcttTTTAACACAATTCACTAGCATAACAAGAGAGTGATACTTCCATGGAGAGGTGTACTTGGGATTCAAGTGAACACAGAAATAAGTTTGAATGATTTTattgggcgggggggggggggatatacacattaggggagaaccatttgatttctgggtggggggggggaaagaatattttgggggaaaaaatTGTCGACAGTTGAAGGAGAGAAAAAAATCTGATCCCgcaatggcttgagaaaaaagaTTGTTCCAACAAAAAGTTGTTGCGATGTGCTACAAAATTGGTACCCGAGAAAAAAatgcattgcttctgcatatAGATAAAAtaattgatgcaggactgacaatagaaaaaaaagattgctgtcacagtgatggggaAAAGAATTTGCTGCCAAATCCTCCttcccccaaaaaaacaacaacaacaaaaatatcaaatggttctcccctttaGGCCAAGTGTAAAAAATAATCGCAAAAATTATTGATTACTCAAATATTTTCCTATTAGTTAAACTATACATATGGCATTGAATCCGTGACATGAAAATCTCAAATAGAATATAGATATTCAGGCAAAATCTCCATAATTGTTTTCTAAATACCTTGATACATTTGGTAAatttcatccatttttttttcaaaaatcgaACATGAATGTACACAAGACAAGTAAATTTTCGAAAACTGAGATAAAACCCTCAATCTCATTGGCGCTGTTGGTTTGTTTAATTCCATTATACTGTTCACAGAAGTTTGATTTCTAACAGAATAAATTGgattaaatttaaattataaattgtaaattttcaaaaaatcgtGCACACTGCTGTACTGGGCGGTGCGGATGCCATCAATCACGCAAGAGCAAACCATTTCGTAGAATTTTGTGTCACGTGATCAACACCCGTGACCCTAAGTTATTTCGCAACAGAATGGCTTCCAAAGAAGTGcagtttttgaagaaaatcaacGAAGATTTCCTTCACTGTACAATCTGTTCTGGTCGATACAAGAATGCTAAATGTCTTCCATGTCTACACAACTTCTGTGAATCTTGTTTAGTTAAGCTTGTAGGGGAAGACGGTGTCAGCATTATCTGTCCGACGTGCCGGCGGAAGTATGAACTGCCCGAAAATGGCGTCACAGGTATTGCTGCCAATTTCTTTCTCGATCAGTTGGTAGAAATGTTCCAGAAAAGAGACGAAACATCCGATGAATCAAGTATATGTCAAGGTTGCAAGAAATACAAAAGCAGCATGCATTGCATTGAGTGTTCTACTGATATTTGTGAAAACTGTGTACTACCGCATAAAGAGCTCCCAGCTACACGTACACATCGCGTCGTTACTAGAGCTGAATACACAGCTGCGAAGTCCGATGACCCCGCCTCGGTACAACCTCCATTGTACTGTACCCGACACCCAAACTACGAAGTCGAATTCTACTGTGAGAAGTGCGACTCAGCTATTTGTCTGAAGTGTACAGCACTCGATCACCGCGGCCACGAatatggttgtatcaaagaTGCATGCAAAgtgtacactgaatatttgAGGGGCTTGATTgacaaagtgaaaatgaaagaagCGGAAGCGAATGTCAGTAAACAGGCCGTACGTAACGTATCAGAATCGCTGGAGGACTGTTATCTGAGGGAGGAAAGGAAAACGAAAGAACACATCGAAAAGACCATAGATGAAATCACTCGTTTGATAAAAGAAAACGGCGACAAACTTCTGAAAGAATTGAGAGACGAATACAATACCAGGAAAGTAAATCTAAATGCTCAAATAAAAGGATTGGAAATTGCTGAGAGTGATCTATCAAACACGATAGAGTACACGGAAAATCTGTTACGTTATGGTAATGCTGCACAAGTGATGTATGCTAAGAAAGGGGTGTCAACTCAGATGGATGAGCTACTGAAAGTAGAGACAACGACAGAGCCAACAGAGAACGACTATATGGAGTTCCAACCGTGTAATGACTTCTGTAGAGATAAGAGTGTAGGGGCATTGAATAATGTAATGACTTACAAGGTAACTGCTACACCGAAGTTCGTTCGAGTGGATGAAGATATTGTTATCACCATAGCAACCGAAAGCACTAAGCATAAAGTGATGTCTGCGTCTGGTAGATTAGAGGTTGATGCTGTAATGACGACACCAGATAAGAGCACAGAGAAAGTAGAAGTTAATGACAATAAAGATGGAACATTGACTTTGAAAAGTCGTGGACAGGTGGAAGGTGAACATGAACTGTCGGTGTCAGTCCATAAGAAACCAGTAGAAGGTTCACCAGTCAGAATTCAAGTTATTCGTAAGAAAGGGTTGGTGTCTAAGTTTGGGATTAAAGGGTCAGGGATAGGGCAGCTTAATAAA
The genomic region above belongs to Glandiceps talaboti chromosome 8, keGlaTala1.1, whole genome shotgun sequence and contains:
- the LOC144438923 gene encoding tripartite motif-containing protein 2-like, which produces MASKEVQFLKKINEDFLHCTICSGRYKNAKCLPCLHNFCESCLVKLVGEDGVSIICPTCRRKYELPENGVTGIAANFFLDQLVEMFQKRDETSDESSICQGCKKYKSSMHCIECSTDICENCVLPHKELPATRTHRVVTRAEYTAAKSDDPASVQPPLYCTRHPNYEVEFYCEKCDSAICLKCTALDHRGHEYGCIKDACKVYTEYLRGLIDKVKMKEAEANVSKQAVRNVSESLEDCYLREERKTKEHIEKTIDEITRLIKENGDKLLKELRDEYNTRKVNLNAQIKGLEIAESDLSNTIEYTENLLRYGNAAQVMYAKKGVSTQMDELLKVETTTEPTENDYMEFQPCNDFCRDKSVGALNNVMTYKVTATPKFVRVDEDIVITIATESTKHKVMSASGRLEVDAVMTTPDKSTEKVEVNDNKDGTLTLKSRGQVEGEHELSVSVHKKPVEGSPVRIQVIRKKGLVSKFGIKGSGIGQLNKPCGVTLTRGNVLVSDSSNHRLQTFSQGGNTQSVFKFTNVGNKILPADTAISVDGNTFITDAANNQVLVCDENGKLSHCFGKGQFQNPIGIALSAVNGRVYIVDNRAHCILIYCQDGNYINSFGCYGSKDGELHNPVFLCIDDKGNIYVADQYNHRIQVFNADGLFLYSFGNRGSGDGQMNRPFGVCCDKVGYVYVADHGNSRVLKFEAGGKFVSRVDTGGLSGPWGLCVTSDEPFPRVIVANTGNDCVKICAQ